The proteins below are encoded in one region of Maribacter aestuarii:
- a CDS encoding alpha/beta hydrolase, with translation MKRNTSLIVFLLPILLVAQELRLTKGTITDDIVVNDSLSETMAIYLPSSFQITKAWPVLFVFDMEGKAKQSLSMFKDAAEQEGYVLVGSNAVNDTLTISQNVLITSRMFNTVVDMIPVLKKRVYTGGFSSGARFASILPTFIKDIEGVISCGAAIGNIEILNNKNPYYFIGIVGREDYNYRAMLVDQKILDKLRFPNQLLIFDGGHKWPNKDHIADAMRIFALHGMAKGMEAKNDSLITKSYNNFLAEANEMFTNDRPILANYRLSTVNRVFNPLLEVDSLKSTLRALKRSNSFRTKNREQNNYFLKETFTKEDYNYYLEEDIITYNYNNLGWWNYQMSELDKIEQSTNLFKRRMGKRLRGYLNALIADNIDLIKSGDKVDFEALNFLYMLKTITEPTDYESYLKVISYSASIEDYGTAMFYLEELLKNGYKNKSELYALENTALFRITPEFNELVRKYLKESRYDLIED, from the coding sequence ATGAAAAGAAATACATCTTTAATAGTTTTTTTGCTTCCTATACTATTAGTGGCTCAAGAATTGAGACTGACAAAGGGCACAATAACCGATGACATTGTTGTTAATGACTCCCTCTCCGAAACCATGGCTATTTACTTACCTAGTAGCTTTCAAATTACAAAGGCATGGCCAGTTCTTTTTGTTTTTGATATGGAGGGTAAGGCAAAACAATCGCTTTCTATGTTTAAGGATGCCGCGGAGCAAGAAGGTTATGTACTGGTAGGCTCCAATGCTGTTAATGACACTTTGACCATATCTCAAAATGTTTTGATTACAAGTAGAATGTTCAATACGGTGGTGGATATGATTCCTGTCTTAAAAAAACGTGTTTATACGGGTGGATTTTCCAGCGGGGCGCGTTTTGCATCTATTCTACCAACGTTCATTAAGGATATTGAGGGAGTTATTTCGTGCGGAGCAGCAATTGGCAACATCGAAATCCTTAACAATAAGAACCCTTATTATTTCATAGGAATAGTCGGAAGGGAAGATTATAACTACAGAGCCATGCTCGTAGACCAAAAAATTCTGGATAAGCTAAGGTTTCCCAATCAACTTTTAATTTTTGATGGAGGCCATAAATGGCCAAATAAAGATCATATAGCAGATGCTATGAGAATTTTTGCCCTCCATGGCATGGCCAAGGGGATGGAAGCAAAGAATGATAGCTTAATTACCAAGTCTTATAATAATTTTTTGGCGGAGGCTAATGAAATGTTTACGAATGATAGGCCCATATTGGCCAACTATCGCTTATCAACTGTCAATCGCGTATTTAATCCTCTGTTGGAGGTGGACTCTTTAAAGAGTACACTTAGAGCACTAAAAAGAAGTAATTCGTTCAGAACTAAAAATAGAGAACAGAATAACTATTTTCTAAAAGAAACATTTACCAAAGAGGATTATAATTACTATTTGGAAGAAGATATAATTACTTATAATTATAATAACCTGGGTTGGTGGAATTATCAAATGTCAGAACTGGACAAAATAGAACAAAGTACTAATTTGTTTAAGAGGCGTATGGGAAAGCGTTTAAGAGGTTACCTTAATGCTTTAATAGCTGATAATATAGACTTAATCAAATCTGGGGATAAAGTTGATTTCGAAGCTCTAAATTTTTTATATATGCTAAAAACGATAACGGAGCCTACCGATTATGAAAGTTATTTGAAAGTAATCTCTTATAGTGCTAGTATAGAGGATTATGGAACGGCTATGTTTTATCTTGAAGAATTACTGAAGAATGGGTATAAGAATAAATCTGAACTTTACGCTTTGGAAAATACGGCTTTGTTTAGGATAACACCAGAATTCAATGAGTTGGTGCGAAAGTATCTAAAAGAATCCCGTTACGACCTCATTGAGGACTAA
- a CDS encoding DJ-1/PfpI family protein, whose protein sequence is MKKYLVLYAIMMVLVSCNQTVNQQEGTVPNMEPDRYNVAFLIMNGVYNTELTAPFDIYQHTQYRQGIKAMNTFSLANTLDPIRTFEGLRILPDYDYTAQEIPPIDILVVPSAEHHLDSDLNDTIMLNFVKRVAKDAQFVTSHCDGAFVLAKAGLLDSVVSTTFPSDIGTYKKMFPHLKVKDSVLFVHDGKYITSAGGAKSFEAALYLCENLYGKEITKSLAKGLVIDWDLAQVPYFSPQ, encoded by the coding sequence ATGAAAAAGTACTTGGTATTGTATGCCATTATGATGGTTTTAGTAAGTTGTAATCAGACGGTGAATCAACAGGAAGGTACTGTACCAAATATGGAACCTGACCGTTATAATGTTGCATTTCTTATAATGAATGGCGTCTACAATACGGAACTCACGGCACCCTTCGATATTTATCAACATACGCAATATAGGCAGGGCATAAAAGCGATGAATACTTTTTCTTTGGCAAATACACTAGATCCTATAAGGACTTTTGAAGGTTTGCGCATCCTTCCTGATTACGATTATACGGCCCAGGAAATTCCACCCATTGATATTTTGGTAGTGCCTAGTGCGGAACATCATTTAGATAGCGATTTGAATGACACCATTATGCTAAATTTTGTGAAACGCGTTGCCAAAGATGCACAATTTGTTACCAGTCATTGTGACGGGGCGTTTGTATTGGCCAAAGCGGGTTTACTGGACAGTGTGGTGTCCACTACTTTTCCGAGTGATATTGGGACTTACAAGAAAATGTTTCCGCATTTAAAAGTTAAAGACAGTGTTTTGTTTGTACATGACGGCAAATATATTACATCAGCTGGAGGGGCAAAAAGCTTTGAGGCTGCACTCTACCTTTGTGAAAACTTGTATGGAAAGGAAATTACCAAATCGTTGGCAAAGGGACTAGTTATTGACTGGGACTTGGCACAAGTGCCATATTTTAGTCCTCAATGA
- a CDS encoding DUF1684 domain-containing protein has protein sequence MQRLRYILWSLSLLIFACGNEKKYHDSIERETPITASEKLASVFQFQEELNTEFKDPEVSPLPDRYRKDFDGLDFFKPDTNYIIKAKFSRTPDAIPFLMPTTTERKSKEVVYGIAHFTLNGKEYKLEIYQNPELTLEEAFVDYLFLPFTDNTNGTETYGGGRYLDLKIPVGDSIVLNFNKAYNPYCAYNKKYSCPLVPSVNNLDTKVLAGVKAFKKD, from the coding sequence ATGCAACGATTACGATACATTTTATGGAGCCTCTCTTTATTGATTTTTGCTTGTGGTAATGAAAAAAAGTATCATGATTCTATTGAACGCGAAACTCCGATTACCGCGTCCGAAAAGCTTGCTTCGGTTTTTCAATTTCAGGAAGAATTGAACACTGAGTTTAAAGATCCAGAAGTATCACCGCTGCCGGACAGGTACCGAAAGGATTTTGATGGTTTGGATTTTTTTAAGCCGGATACCAATTACATTATAAAGGCAAAATTTAGCAGAACGCCCGATGCCATTCCTTTTTTAATGCCTACTACTACGGAACGGAAATCTAAAGAGGTTGTATACGGAATTGCGCATTTTACGTTGAACGGAAAAGAATATAAACTTGAAATTTATCAAAATCCAGAACTTACCCTAGAGGAAGCGTTTGTAGATTATCTTTTTTTACCTTTTACCGATAATACCAACGGAACTGAAACATACGGAGGTGGAAGATACTTAGACTTAAAAATACCAGTTGGGGATAGCATCGTGCTGAATTTCAATAAGGCTTACAACCCATATTGTGCCTATAACAAGAAATATTCTTGCCCGTTGGTGCCAAGTGTTAATAATTTGGACACAAAGGTTTTGGCCGGGGTCAAAGCTTTCAAAAAGGATTAA
- a CDS encoding ammonium transporter: protein MDAGLFTANNVWMMLATALVFFMHTGFAFLEIGLTRQKNTINILFKNIFIITGGLLLYYAFGFNLMYPGFEDGDAGILKFAGFGIGAPENGMTPDYADGGYTWWTDFLFQGMFAATAATIVSGAVAERIKIGSFMIFTVIYVGLVYPIVGAWKWGGGFLDSWGFYDFAGSTLVHSVGGWAALVAIFLLGARIGKFGKDGKAKAIPGHSIPMATAGVLILWLGWFGFNGGSVLSADPELTSLVLVTTSLAAAAGGFGAFILSTILYKNLDLTMFLNGILGGLVGITAGADLMSPNEAVVIGFLAGLIIVLGVALIDRLKLDDPVGAVTVHLICGIWGTLAVGIFGAKAGGEQFMTQLFGVLIIGAFCIVTSGIILGVLKATIGLRVSKEEELEGLDIHEHGMDAYADFRMNQH, encoded by the coding sequence ATGGACGCAGGATTATTTACAGCAAATAATGTATGGATGATGTTGGCTACCGCATTGGTATTCTTCATGCATACCGGTTTTGCCTTTCTAGAAATTGGACTGACCAGACAAAAAAATACAATCAACATATTATTTAAGAACATATTTATTATCACCGGAGGTCTCTTGCTTTACTATGCTTTTGGCTTTAACCTTATGTATCCCGGCTTTGAAGATGGGGATGCTGGAATCTTAAAATTTGCAGGGTTCGGAATCGGAGCACCGGAAAATGGAATGACTCCTGACTACGCAGATGGAGGATACACCTGGTGGACAGACTTCCTTTTTCAAGGTATGTTTGCCGCAACGGCGGCTACCATAGTTTCTGGAGCGGTTGCAGAACGTATCAAGATTGGTTCCTTTATGATTTTTACCGTAATCTATGTAGGATTGGTATATCCAATTGTGGGTGCATGGAAATGGGGTGGCGGCTTTTTAGATTCTTGGGGATTCTATGATTTTGCCGGTTCCACATTGGTACACTCCGTTGGGGGCTGGGCCGCATTGGTTGCTATTTTCTTATTAGGTGCTAGAATAGGTAAGTTCGGAAAAGATGGAAAAGCCAAGGCTATTCCCGGTCATAGTATACCAATGGCTACTGCAGGGGTGTTAATTCTGTGGTTGGGTTGGTTTGGCTTTAACGGTGGTTCCGTTCTTTCTGCAGACCCGGAACTCACCTCTTTGGTACTCGTTACTACTAGTTTGGCCGCCGCCGCTGGAGGCTTTGGTGCTTTTATACTTTCTACAATTTTATACAAGAATTTAGACCTTACCATGTTCCTAAATGGTATTTTGGGAGGTTTAGTAGGTATTACGGCAGGAGCCGATTTAATGTCACCTAATGAGGCAGTAGTTATTGGCTTTTTGGCGGGACTAATTATCGTTCTAGGTGTTGCACTCATCGATAGATTAAAATTAGACGATCCCGTTGGAGCAGTTACGGTACACTTGATCTGTGGCATCTGGGGAACATTGGCCGTTGGTATTTTTGGAGCCAAGGCCGGTGGGGAACAGTTTATGACACAACTCTTTGGTGTTCTAATTATTGGTGCCTTTTGTATAGTTACCTCTGGTATTATCCTGGGCGTACTTAAGGCGACCATAGGGCTACGTGTTTCTAAAGAGGAAGAATTAGAAGGGCTGGACATCCATGAGCATGGAATGGATGCCTATGCCGACTTTAGAATGAATCAACATTAA
- a CDS encoding P-II family nitrogen regulator: MKKIEAIIRKSKFDDVKEALHQIEVNFFSYWDVTGVGNEKQGHVYRGISYSTTDIQRRYLSIVVSDEFLEKTVNAILESAYSGNVGDGKIFVSDVIEAYRIRTKESGQAGIN; the protein is encoded by the coding sequence ATGAAAAAAATTGAGGCAATTATTAGAAAGTCCAAATTTGACGATGTAAAAGAAGCATTGCATCAAATTGAGGTGAACTTCTTCAGCTACTGGGACGTAACCGGAGTTGGAAATGAAAAGCAAGGTCATGTTTATCGTGGTATTTCCTATAGTACTACGGACATTCAAAGAAGATATCTTTCCATTGTAGTTTCTGATGAATTTTTAGAGAAAACGGTTAACGCCATTTTGGAATCAGCTTATTCCGGAAACGTGGGGGACGGAAAAATCTTTGTTTCCGATGTAATAGAAGCATACCGCATAAGAACAAAAGAGAGTGGCCAGGCCGGCATCAATTAA
- the crcB gene encoding fluoride efflux transporter CrcB — protein MKQFLLVFLGGGFGSMLRFWISKNLNSYFPNFFLGTFLVNTMGCLLMGILLGLSFKNNLLTQNQTLLLTAGFCGGFTTFSTFAFEGHSLLRDTSILHFSFYTLLSVVVGIMAIAIGLWISKLI, from the coding sequence ATGAAACAATTCTTACTTGTATTTTTAGGGGGTGGTTTTGGAAGTATGCTCCGTTTTTGGATATCAAAAAATCTAAACTCCTATTTTCCCAATTTTTTTTTAGGTACTTTTTTAGTGAACACTATGGGTTGCCTGCTCATGGGTATCCTATTGGGACTATCCTTTAAGAATAACTTACTCACCCAAAATCAAACACTTCTTCTTACTGCAGGTTTTTGTGGGGGATTCACAACTTTTTCGACTTTTGCCTTCGAAGGGCATTCGCTACTTAGAGACACCTCTATACTCCATTTTTCTTTTTATACTTTATTAAGTGTTGTCGTTGGCATAATGGCAATTGCTATTGGCCTATGGATTAGCAAACTGATATAG
- a CDS encoding nucleoside triphosphate pyrophosphohydrolase family protein has translation MKNKINAVRLFHESFGLGVSEEMTADLGEAKNLLRFNLMDEENKEYLEAARNNDLVEVADALGDMLYILCGTILEHGMQYKIEEVFNEIQRSNMSKLDANGKPIYRKDGKVLKGPNYFKPDIDTILSK, from the coding sequence ATGAAAAACAAGATCAATGCGGTTAGACTATTCCACGAATCTTTTGGATTGGGCGTTTCTGAGGAAATGACCGCCGATTTAGGAGAGGCCAAAAACCTTCTTCGTTTTAATCTTATGGATGAAGAAAATAAAGAGTATCTAGAGGCGGCCAGGAATAATGATTTGGTAGAAGTTGCAGATGCACTTGGTGATATGCTTTATATTCTTTGTGGGACTATTTTAGAACATGGCATGCAATATAAAATAGAAGAGGTTTTTAACGAAATACAGCGAAGCAACATGAGTAAACTTGATGCTAATGGAAAACCCATTTACCGCAAAGATGGCAAAGTCCTAAAAGGGCCTAATTATTTTAAACCGGACATAGATACTATTTTGAGCAAATAA
- a CDS encoding branched-chain amino acid aminotransferase, whose product MSIGTKNIIVEKAKTSKIGQIDFDNLAFGSVFTDHMLICDYKNGSWGIPKILPYQPITLEPSAKIFHYGQSIFEGMKAYKDNNNDIFLFRPLENHKRFNISAKRLCIPEIPEEYFMDGLRTLLQLDEAFIPKKEGSSLYVRPFMFASGKGFHASPADEYKFIIACAPSGSYFSGKVKVLIEETYSRSANGGVGYAKAGGNYAGQFYPTQLAVAKGYNQVIWTDDTNHEYIEEAGAMNIFVRIKDTLITGPTSDRILDGITRKSILDIAKDQGISTEVRKITVSEVVDAAKNGELMEMFGAGTAAVISPISAFGFRGTDYELPELKHSYGAKLKKIITDIQYNKSEDKFGWRYKVTT is encoded by the coding sequence ATGAGCATTGGAACTAAGAATATCATTGTTGAGAAAGCGAAGACCTCTAAAATAGGGCAGATAGATTTTGACAATTTAGCTTTTGGATCGGTCTTCACCGATCATATGTTGATTTGTGATTATAAGAATGGTTCATGGGGAATCCCAAAAATTCTTCCCTACCAACCTATTACACTAGAACCTTCTGCCAAGATTTTTCATTACGGACAATCCATTTTTGAGGGAATGAAGGCTTATAAGGATAATAATAATGATATTTTTCTATTTAGGCCTCTAGAAAATCATAAACGATTTAATATTTCTGCCAAACGTTTGTGTATTCCCGAGATACCAGAAGAATACTTTATGGACGGGCTAAGAACCCTATTGCAACTCGACGAAGCATTTATTCCAAAAAAAGAAGGAAGTTCATTGTATGTACGACCATTCATGTTCGCTTCGGGCAAAGGATTTCATGCCTCACCAGCGGATGAATATAAATTCATCATCGCCTGCGCTCCATCCGGCTCCTACTTTTCTGGAAAAGTGAAGGTGCTTATAGAAGAAACCTACTCCAGGTCGGCCAATGGCGGAGTCGGCTATGCTAAGGCCGGTGGTAATTATGCAGGTCAATTTTATCCTACCCAATTGGCAGTTGCCAAAGGTTATAACCAGGTTATATGGACCGATGATACCAATCACGAATATATTGAGGAGGCGGGAGCAATGAACATTTTCGTGCGTATTAAGGATACTCTAATTACTGGACCTACAAGTGATAGAATATTGGACGGCATAACCCGAAAGAGTATTTTGGATATCGCCAAAGATCAAGGTATTTCTACCGAGGTCAGGAAAATTACGGTTTCCGAAGTTGTAGATGCTGCAAAAAATGGAGAACTTATGGAAATGTTCGGCGCAGGAACTGCCGCAGTGATTTCTCCAATTTCTGCATTTGGTTTTAGAGGAACTGATTATGAGCTTCCAGAACTTAAACATAGTTACGGCGCCAAGCTTAAAAAAATAATTACGGATATACAATACAATAAATCTGAAGATAAATTTGGTTGGCGTTACAAAGTGACAACATAA
- a CDS encoding DUF4920 domain-containing protein, with amino-acid sequence MKGFNIFLVILAVVFSCNAQTNQSENKLKTANEPLISFGDKIDSNNILTTDEVLERYQGMAATDTLQTKFTARVKEVCKVKGCWMILELTNGEEAMVRFKDYGFFMPTDINDKEVIVGGFAYVEEMSVADQKHFAEDGGMSKEQIDAISKPKMTYGFEANGVLVKQ; translated from the coding sequence ATGAAGGGTTTTAACATTTTTCTTGTGATTTTAGCTGTGGTTTTTTCTTGTAATGCACAAACCAACCAATCTGAAAACAAGTTAAAAACGGCAAATGAGCCGTTAATATCGTTCGGTGATAAAATCGATTCTAACAATATCCTGACAACTGATGAAGTTTTGGAACGGTATCAAGGCATGGCAGCTACAGATACCTTACAGACCAAGTTTACGGCAAGAGTTAAGGAAGTCTGTAAAGTTAAAGGCTGTTGGATGATACTAGAGTTGACCAATGGGGAAGAAGCAATGGTTCGTTTTAAGGATTATGGCTTTTTTATGCCCACTGATATTAACGATAAGGAAGTAATTGTGGGAGGCTTTGCCTATGTAGAAGAAATGAGCGTTGCTGACCAAAAACACTTCGCCGAGGACGGGGGAATGTCTAAGGAGCAAATCGACGCCATCTCTAAACCGAAGATGACCTATGGTTTTGAAGCTAACGGTGTATTGGTAAAACAGTAG
- the mnmD gene encoding tRNA (5-methylaminomethyl-2-thiouridine)(34)-methyltransferase MnmD → MKREIITTADGSKTIQIKDWEEQYHSKHGAVQEAYHVFIKNGLELFQDTELDILEIGFGTGLNALITLKESGRLKLNIGYTGVEAYPISRTERQQLDYITSLKAESLGHMFDLMHDATWEKEVIISDNFRLKKEKKDFKKIASSRMFDLIYFDAFGARVQPELWTVAMFKKMYEALRTKGYLVTYAAKGSVRRAMQEVGFEVERLPGPPGKREMLRGHKV, encoded by the coding sequence TTGAAACGCGAAATAATCACTACGGCAGACGGTTCCAAAACTATCCAAATCAAAGATTGGGAGGAGCAATATCATTCCAAACACGGGGCCGTACAAGAAGCCTATCACGTATTTATTAAAAATGGACTTGAATTATTCCAGGATACTGAATTGGATATTCTGGAAATAGGTTTCGGGACAGGTCTAAATGCGCTTATTACCTTAAAGGAATCCGGACGGCTAAAACTGAACATTGGCTACACAGGTGTAGAGGCTTATCCCATCTCCAGGACTGAGCGTCAACAGCTAGACTACATTACCAGTCTTAAGGCTGAATCTTTGGGTCATATGTTTGATTTAATGCACGATGCAACTTGGGAGAAAGAAGTAATTATCAGTGACAATTTCAGACTTAAGAAAGAGAAAAAAGATTTTAAGAAAATCGCTTCTTCACGTATGTTCGATCTCATTTACTTTGATGCTTTTGGTGCAAGGGTGCAACCAGAACTTTGGACGGTAGCTATGTTTAAGAAAATGTACGAAGCATTACGAACAAAGGGTTATCTGGTAACTTACGCCGCTAAAGGTAGTGTCAGGAGGGCAATGCAAGAAGTCGGTTTTGAAGTAGAAAGACTACCGGGCCCTCCGGGAAAACGCGAGATGTTAAGAGGACATAAAGTGTAG
- a CDS encoding TIGR01777 family oxidoreductase, giving the protein MKVLITGATGLIGSELVSHCHRKGYDVNYLTTSKEKIVSEPHYKGFYWNPDKKEIDTDCFNGVSVIINLAGASISKRWTSSYKKVIIESRINSLQTLYQAVNKLPNHSIEAMISASAIGIYPDSTTNYYSEDDLGIDDSFLGEVVELWEKEADTFKPLLPNVAKIRIGLVMSRDGGALPEMAKPIKNYVGAAFGSGEQWQSWIHISDLARIFLFVAENNLNGIFNGVGPNPVTNNKLVKEIAKVLNRPLLLPNIPEFMMKLILGEMSYILFASQRVSSKKIEEEGFVFKFQNVCGALEAIYNKAEDNERIASDLNKEYIS; this is encoded by the coding sequence ATGAAAGTTTTGATAACAGGTGCAACGGGATTAATTGGTAGCGAGTTGGTCTCGCATTGTCATCGAAAAGGTTATGATGTAAATTATCTCACAACCAGTAAAGAAAAAATAGTTTCAGAACCACACTACAAAGGTTTTTATTGGAATCCGGATAAAAAGGAAATAGATACCGACTGTTTTAATGGTGTTTCCGTAATAATCAATTTGGCTGGTGCCAGTATTTCCAAGCGTTGGACGAGTAGTTATAAGAAGGTAATCATTGAGAGCAGAATAAATTCACTCCAAACGTTATATCAGGCTGTCAATAAATTACCTAATCATTCTATCGAAGCTATGATATCGGCTTCCGCAATTGGTATTTATCCAGATTCAACTACCAATTACTATTCGGAGGATGATTTAGGAATTGATGATAGTTTTTTGGGAGAAGTGGTAGAACTTTGGGAAAAAGAAGCGGATACTTTTAAGCCATTGCTTCCCAATGTCGCAAAAATTAGGATTGGTTTGGTAATGTCCCGCGATGGGGGCGCGCTACCGGAAATGGCAAAACCCATCAAAAATTATGTGGGTGCCGCTTTTGGTAGTGGAGAACAATGGCAGTCGTGGATACATATTTCAGACTTGGCTAGAATCTTCTTATTTGTTGCTGAAAATAATTTAAATGGGATTTTCAATGGAGTGGGACCCAATCCTGTGACCAACAATAAATTGGTTAAGGAAATCGCTAAAGTTCTGAATCGTCCACTACTTCTACCGAACATTCCGGAATTTATGATGAAGCTCATACTTGGGGAAATGTCGTACATACTTTTCGCTAGTCAGAGAGTAAGTAGTAAAAAAATAGAGGAAGAAGGATTCGTTTTTAAATTTCAGAACGTATGCGGAGCTTTGGAGGCCATTTATAATAAGGCAGAGGATAATGAGAGAATAGCTTCAGATTTGAACAAGGAATATATTTCATAA
- a CDS encoding nucleotide exchange factor GrpE, with protein MSNKNKDEEMDEEVISQEETSENEENVQETVSDDQEMSEEDSLREGLAKEKDKFLRLFAEFENYKRRTSKERMDLFKTAGQEVIVSLLPVLDDFERALKELSKSDDKEMFKGVQLINGKLKETLKSKGLQDLEVEPGDTFDAEIHEAITQIPAPNKKMKGKVIDVVEKGYKLGDRIIRHPKVVVGN; from the coding sequence ATGAGTAATAAAAATAAAGACGAAGAAATGGATGAAGAAGTAATCTCACAAGAGGAAACTTCTGAGAATGAAGAAAACGTACAAGAGACCGTATCGGATGACCAGGAAATGAGCGAAGAGGATTCACTAAGGGAGGGATTGGCAAAAGAAAAAGATAAGTTTTTAAGGCTTTTTGCGGAATTTGAAAATTATAAGAGACGTACGTCCAAGGAACGGATGGATTTGTTCAAAACAGCGGGACAAGAGGTTATTGTATCCCTTCTGCCGGTCTTGGACGACTTTGAACGAGCGCTTAAAGAGCTTTCAAAGTCTGATGACAAGGAAATGTTTAAGGGGGTTCAACTCATCAACGGAAAATTAAAGGAAACTTTAAAATCCAAGGGTCTCCAAGATTTAGAGGTTGAGCCTGGCGATACTTTTGATGCTGAAATCCATGAAGCTATAACACAAATTCCTGCACCAAATAAAAAGATGAAAGGTAAGGTTATAGACGTGGTTGAAAAAGGTTATAAACTAGGCGATAGAATTATTCGTCACCCTAAAGTAGTCGTGGGCAACTAA
- the dnaJ gene encoding molecular chaperone DnaJ, translating to MKEDYYDILGVGKNASAAEIKKAYRKKALEFHPDKNPGDTKAEEQFRKAAEAYEVLSNSDKKARYDQFGHAAFEGGGGFGGGGMNMEDIFSQFGDIFGSAFGGGGFGGFSGFGGGGQRRVKGSNLRIRVKLTLEEIANGVEKKVKVKRKLQAEGVTYKTCTTCNGRGQVTKVQNTILGRMQTAATCSTCGGSGQILDGKPSDADAQGLRITEETVSINIPAGVEEGMQLKVPGKGNDAPGNGVPGDLLVAIETEEHKTLKREGDNLHYDLYVSISEAVLGTSKEIDAVGGKVRIKLEPGIQSGKILRLRGKGISSLNGYGAGDLLVHVNVWTPKELNKEQRDFFERMQGNDNFEPKPEKSDKSFFEKVKDMFS from the coding sequence ATGAAGGAAGATTATTATGATATACTGGGTGTTGGCAAGAATGCATCCGCCGCAGAAATAAAAAAAGCCTACAGAAAAAAGGCATTGGAATTTCATCCGGATAAAAACCCAGGGGATACCAAAGCGGAGGAGCAATTCAGAAAAGCTGCAGAAGCTTACGAAGTATTGAGCAACTCCGATAAAAAAGCCCGTTATGACCAATTTGGACACGCAGCGTTTGAAGGTGGTGGCGGATTTGGCGGTGGCGGTATGAACATGGAGGATATCTTTAGTCAATTCGGAGATATTTTCGGTAGCGCCTTTGGCGGAGGAGGTTTTGGTGGTTTCAGCGGATTTGGCGGTGGTGGTCAAAGACGCGTTAAGGGCAGTAACCTTAGGATACGCGTAAAATTAACCTTGGAGGAAATTGCTAACGGTGTAGAGAAAAAAGTAAAAGTTAAGCGAAAATTACAGGCAGAAGGTGTTACTTATAAAACGTGTACCACCTGTAACGGTCGTGGCCAGGTCACTAAAGTACAAAATACGATTCTTGGAAGAATGCAGACGGCGGCTACCTGTAGCACGTGTGGCGGAAGTGGCCAGATATTGGACGGAAAACCCAGCGATGCTGATGCACAAGGATTACGTATTACGGAGGAAACCGTTTCTATAAATATTCCTGCCGGAGTGGAAGAAGGAATGCAACTTAAGGTTCCTGGAAAAGGAAACGACGCCCCGGGCAATGGTGTTCCCGGTGATTTGTTAGTGGCCATTGAAACGGAAGAACATAAAACCCTTAAAAGAGAAGGGGATAACCTGCATTACGACCTGTATGTTAGTATTTCCGAGGCGGTTCTGGGTACCTCTAAGGAGATAGACGCTGTAGGCGGTAAAGTCAGGATTAAATTGGAACCAGGTATCCAATCGGGTAAAATCTTACGGTTAAGAGGAAAAGGTATATCTAGCTTAAACGGTTACGGTGCTGGTGATCTTTTAGTTCACGTTAATGTATGGACACCAAAAGAATTGAACAAGGAGCAAAGGGACTTTTTTGAGCGCATGCAGGGCAACGATAACTTTGAACCTAAACCGGAAAAATCGGACAAGTCATTTTTTGAAAAAGTAAAAGATATGTTCTCTTAA